Proteins from a single region of Carassius gibelio isolate Cgi1373 ecotype wild population from Czech Republic chromosome B15, carGib1.2-hapl.c, whole genome shotgun sequence:
- the LOC127972832 gene encoding cytochrome P450 2G1: MELSSLLVLVLVFAVLMFVWWKRKSSGFYLPPGPLALPLIGNLLIMDKHAPFKSFMQWSKTYGPVMTVYLGPQRVVVLVGYDAVKEALVDQAEDFSSRAPIPFPNRVLKGYGLAISNGDRWRQLRRFTLTTLSDFGMGRKRMEQWIQEESRHLLKSFEETKSTPVDPIFFLSRAVSNVICSLVFGQRFDYEDKNFLGFLQILSRLLRFGSSPWGQLYNIFPRLMEHLSWSHHTILKEIDDIHTFIMNRVKEHEQNLDFCDAKDFIDCFLIRLTQEKDNPETEFHKNNLMATALNLFIAGTETTSTTLRYALMLLIKHPHIQGKTFISVAFYTIQIVSKQLHRD, from the exons ATGGAACTTTCTAGCTTACTAGTGTTGGTTTTAGTCTTTGCTGTATTGATGTTTGTCTGGTGGAAGAGAAAGTCGAGTGGATTTTATTTGCCCCCGGGGCCACTGGCACTGCCACTAATTGGAAACTTACTAATAATGGACAAGCATGCACCCTTTAAAAGCTTTATGCAG TGGAGCAAAACCTATGGGCCCGTGATGACGGTGTACCTCGGGCCTCAGAGAGTGGTGGTTCTTGTCGGTTATGATGCAGTCAAAGAAGCTCTAGTGGACCAGGCAGAAGACTTTTCATCAAGAGCCCCCATTCCCTTTCCGAACAGAGTTTTGAAAGGCTACG GTTTGGCCATCAGTAATGGAGATCGCTGGCGTCAACTAAGGCGGTTCACTCTCACCACACTGAGTGATTTCGGAATGGGACGCAAACGAATGGAACAGTGGATTCAAGAAGAGAGCAGACATTTGCTGAAGAGCTTTGAGGAAACCAAGT CAACACCAGTCGACCCAATCTTCTTCCTAAGCCGGGCAGTGTCCAACGTGATCTGTTCATTGGTGTTTGGTCAGCGCTTTGATTATGAAGACAAAAACTTTCTGGGCTTTCTCCAGATCCTCTCCAGACTCCTGCGTTTTGGCAGTAGCCCTTGGGGTCAG CTGTACAATATATTCCCTCGACTAATGGAACACTTGTCTTGGAGTCACCACACCATCTTAAAAGAGATTGATGACATCCATACCTTCATTATGAATAGGGTTAAGGAGCATGAGCAGAATTTAGACTTCTGTGACGCAAAGGATTTTATTGACTGCTTTCTTATCAGGCTTACTCAG gaaaaagaCAATCCTGAAACAGAATTCCACAAAAATAACTTGATGGCAACAGCTTTAAATCTGTTCATAGCTGGTACAGAAACCACCAGCACAACTCTCAGATATGCCCTGATGCTTTTGATCAAACACCCCCACATACAGGGTAAGACATTTATTTCTGTAgcattttatacaatacagattgtgtcaaaacaaCTTCACAGAGATTAA